The DNA window GTTGAGTCGATTATCTCCGCTACCGCGAATGCACCCCACCCGGTATGGGCAGGTGTGGCGATGATGATGGTGGTAGGCGCAATTCTGTTAAGCGGACTGCTTCCTAAGATTGGAAATTATGTTCCGGCTTCGTCTATTGCAGGATTTCTGCTTGTGCTTGGCCTGTTTAAGACATTTATCCTTGATGCACCGGCGGCTTTAGCGGTTAATCCGGCGGTAGGAGGAAGTGCACTCGTTGTTACGGCAATCTCCAATCCATTTCTTGGTATGCTTGCCGGAATTGCAGCCAGAATTCTTGGCCTGTAATTCTTAGACTGTGATTTTTAGACTGTAATTCTTGGACTGTATAGGGAGGAAATCATTTATGAAAACCTATGAATTGAATCTTTTTGGTGTTAAACGGGAGCTGCCTTTTATCGATTTGGAGGACGATCTGGCCTTCGCCAGCTTCGTGATTATGGGAGATACGGAATTGATTATGGCCTGTGCACCGGAGCTTGTTAAGAAGATCGGGGACGTGGATGTGATTGTGACGGCGGAAGCCAAGGGAATTGCCCTGGCCTATGAAATCAGCAGAATCCTCGGGAAAAAAGAGTTTATCGTTGCAAGAAAAAGCATTAAATCTTATATGAGCGGAGTGGTATCGGTTTCCGTGCATTCCATCACTACCTCAGGGGAGCAGCATCTGTATCTGGATGGTCATGATGCGGAGAGGATCCGGGGAAAAAGAGTGTGTATTGTTGACGACGTGATTTCTACCGGAGAGTCTCTCTATGCACTGGAAGCGCTGGTTGAAAGTGCAGAGGGAATTGTCATTAAAAAAGCAGCGGTTCTCGCAGAGGGAAACGCGGCAAAGAGGGATGACATTATCTTTCTGCAGAAGCTACCGTTATTTCAGAAATCTGATAACGGAAGCTATGAAATCAAGGCATAATGATTGCAAAGGTGGACATTATACCCGGCGTATACCGGTTATTATACATATAGCAGAAATACGTGTGTTATATTCCGTCGCCGCCCTTATTCGCAAAGTGGATGAAGCCCCATATTCATGAATCGGATATGAAATTATAACGGCTGCAGGAGTTTAGCGTAAGAAATTCAGGATAAATAAAAAGAAGGCAGATATTGCACATTCCGGCTGGGAGTGAGGAATATCTGCTTTTTCATTTACTATAAATAAGAATGTGGAATGAATCTGATCATAATAAAGTTCACATAATATTTCAGAGCCGGCCCATTATTTGCGGACCGGACAACTATCATAGATGCAGCGGAAATAATGCTGATAAATAATAAAGTTTTGAATTTGTATTAGAAATGGAATAAACGGCTGAATGTGTAACAGTTACTGTTCACTCGGGAGCTATTTCGCGAAACGTGTTATTGTTCACAGCGCAATGCGATATGAACAATAACGTGTAACACGATTATTATAAAGATATCTTCGCCATTCAGTTGTAATCTTCTTTAAAAATGATAAAATAAAAAAGGCAGACAAAAGTCAGCGAGGAAGTATTTAACAAGACAGCGGATAACAAGACAGCGGATAACAAGACAGCGGATAACAAGACGGCAGTTATCAAAACAGCAATTTGCAGAACAGCATTTAACATCACATCTGCCCTCCGATTCGTAATAATAGACCAAAATACCAAAATAAAAACAAGGAAAAAATCATGAAATCAAAAAATAGAAAAATCGATTTAATATTTAGATTTCTTCAAGGTTCAAAAGGCTACTTTGCAGTGGCGGTAGCCGCGTCGCTGATATCGACCGTATTAAATGCGCTGACACCGCAGATTTTCCGTTTCAGTGTAGATGAGGTGCTGAGCGGAAACGGCGGTAGTTATCTGTCGGATAAACTCTGGGTGCTGGCTTTGATGATAGTGGCCGTTGCGGTAGCCTCGGGAATTTTTACCTATATAAGCCGTACCAATACGGCAAAAGCAGGTGAGAATTTTGCGAAAAATTTAAGGGATACATTATTTATCCATGTCCAGAAACTTCCGATGAAGTGGCACGACAGGCATCAGACAGGAGATATTATTCAGCGGTGTACTTCCGATGTGGAGGTAATCCGCGGTTTTGTCGTGACACAGCTTCTGGAGGTGTTTCGTACGGCATTTCTTGTGGTTATTTCTTTTGTTATGATGTTTTCCATGAACGTGAAGCTGTCCTGCATCGTTTTGCTGTTTGTACCCGTCGTAATCGTGTATTCGACGGTATTTTATAGGCTGATAGCAAAAAGGTTCACCACCGCGGATGAAGCAGAGGGAGAACTTTCCACTGTGGTGCAGGAAAATGCAACAGGAGTCCGGGTGGTACGTGCATTTGGCCGTGAACAGTTTGAAATGGAGCGGTTTGATGAGAAGAATAATGCTTTTGCAAAACTGTGGATCCGCCTGGGGACTTTATCCGGCCTGTACTGGGGGATTGGCGATCTGATAACGGGACTGCAGGTGGTTGCGGTTATTATTTTCGGAGTCATGGAAGCGGTAAACGGCTCCATATCTGTAGGGGAATTTATCGCGTTTGCTGCTTATAATTCTACGCTCGTGTGGCCGATCCGCGGCCTCGGCCGTATCCTGTCGGATATGAGTAAAGCCGGCGTTTCTTTTGAACGAGTAGACTATATCATTCGTTCCGAGGAAGAGGAATATGGAAAAGGGGAGGAATCCGAAAAAGGAAAATCATGTGATGCATCCCGGAGGAAGAATACAGAATCTACCGGAAAATATGATATTTCCTTCCGCCATGTTTCCTTTGGCTATGAGGAAGGAAAAGAGGTGCTTCGGGACGTTTCCTTCACGATCCCGGAGGGCCGGACATTTGGTATTTTAGGCGGAACGGGAAGCGGAAAATCCACGGTTATCCAGCTTCTTTCAAGGCTGTATGAGCTGGACGGAAATAAGGGAAGTATCTGTATAGGCGGCAGAGCGATTCAGGATATTCCGATTGAGGCGCTCAGGAGAAATATCGGGATGGTGTTGCAGGAACCGTTTTTATATTCCAGGACAATTCGGGAAAATATTGCGGCTTCCGTTCCGGATGCATCGATGGAAGAGATCCGGTATGCGGCGCAGATTGCGTGTATCGACGACGCTATCATGAACTTTCCGGACGGGTATGAGACACTTGTCGGAGAGCGGGGAGTCACTCTGTCGGGCGGGCAGAAACAGAGGATTGCCATTGCAAGAATGCTGCTGCAGAAAGCGCCGATTATGGTTTTCGACGATTCCTTATCGGCCGTCGATTCCCAGACGGATTATAACATCCGTCATGCGCTGAAAGAGCATATGAGGGAGGCAACGGTAATCCTGATCTCCCATCGGGTAACCTCACTGATGGGAGCAGACGAGATAATGGTGTTAAATCAGGGGAAAATAGAAGAGTGCGGAACCCATGGGGAACTGATACGGAAAAATGGAATCTACCGCAGGATTTATGAAATCCAGATGAGCCGGGATGACAGAGAGAAAATGGAGGAATAAAAGATGGCTGCGTACGAAGAACAGGAATATAACAGTCCCTTCAGCTTCGGGATATGGATGAAGCTGTCTCCATTTTTCAAACCGTATAAAAAGTTTTTCGCAATTACGCTGGGGCTCAACATGCTGCTGGCGGGCGTAGATATCCTCGTACCGCTGTTTCAGAGCTATGCAATTGATACGTTTATCATACCCGGCCATATGAATGGCCTTGGGATATTTGCACTGATTTATATCGCAGTCATTATAGGCCAGACAGCCTGCGTCTACCTGTCCGTCCGTGCGGCGACGGTGATCGAGATGAATGTGGGAAAAGATTTAAAAAGAGCGCAGTTCCAGCATTTGCAGACACTGTCATTTTCCTACTACAATACGACGCCTGTGGGTTATATCCATGCCCGTGTCATGAGCGACACGCTGAGGATAGCGGGGATGATCGCATGGGGGCTGGTGGATATGTTCTGGGCCCTGATTTATGTGGTCAGCGTATTTGTGATTATGTTTATCCTGAATGCCCGCCTGGCGCTGATTATTACCGTGATTGTCCCATGCATCGCCTTGCTCACGATGTATTTCCAGAACCGGATTCTAAAATGGAACCGGAAGGTCAGGCGGATTAATTCCCAGATTACCAGTTCTTACAATGAAGGCATTACCGGAGTTAAGACGTCAAAGAGCATGGTGATAGAAAATGACAATGAAAACCGGTTTTTTGAAAGAACATCGGATATGCATCATGCGGCGATCCGTTCGGCGAAGCTGAATGCGGTCTATATCCCGGCTATTTTATTTTTCAGCTCCGTGGCATCCGCGGTTGTATTGGCAAAGGGCGGATATATGGTGCAGGAGAATCTCATAAAACTTGGGACCTTGTCCGTATTTATCTCTTATGCGGTCGTTATCTTTGAACCAATCCAGCAGCTTGCCAGACTGCTGGCCGATCTCATTTCCTGTCAGGCGAATATTGAGCGGGTGATGGACCTTCTGGAACAGAAGCCGAATGTGGTGGACCGGCCCGATGTGCTTGCGAAGTATGGGGATGCTTTTTCACCCAATAAGGAAAATTGGGAACGGATCCGAGGAGATATTGTGTTTGAGGATGTTTCCTTTATGTATCCGGACGGTAAGGAATATGTATTGGAGCATTTTAACCTTCATGTACCCGCCGGTATGAATGTCGCGATTGTAGGCGAGACGGGTGCAGGGAAGTCTACGCTTGTAAACCTCGTGGGCCGCTTTTTTGAGCCGACCAGGGGAAGAATCCTGATTGACGGTGTGGATTACCGCGAGCGGTCGCAGTTGTGGCTTCACAGCCAGATTGGCTATGTGCTGCAAAACCCTCATCTGTTTTCGGGAACCGTCCGGGAGAATATCAGATACGGACGCCTGGATGCCTCGGATGAAGAAATCGAGGAGGCCGCTGAACGTGTGTCCGCGGATAAGGTGGTCTCGAAAATGGAAAAGGGGTATGACAGCGATGTGGGCGAGAGCGGCGGCCTGCTGTCGACCGGTGAGAAGCAGTTGATTTCATTTGCGCGGGCAGTTCTTGCCAACCCGGCTATTTTTGTTCTGGATGAGGCGACTTCCTCAATCGATACACAGACGGAAAAGCTGATCCAGGATGCAACGGACCATCTGCTGAAGGGACATACTTCGTTCGTGATTGCCCACCGCCTTTCCACAATCCGCCAGGCGGACTTGATCCTGGTGGTAAAGGATGGAAAGATTATAGAGCGGGGCAGCCACCTGGAACTGCTGAATAAAAAGGGATATTACTATGAACTGTATTCCAGGCAGTTTGAGGAAGAGGCGGCTATGAGAATATATGCGGGGGAACCGGAAAAGGCGAATCAGGAAAACGAGTTTTGACAATTTCCATTATTGCACCATCCCATTATTGCACCATCCCATTATCGCACCATCCCATTATTGCGCCATCTCATTGCTGCGTCATTCAATTATTGACTTATTTCATTATACCATCATTCCATCATTCCAGCCCCCCCCTTTCCATGTATCTGTAATCTCATTTTACCGATACATGGGAGGGGGGATATTCTTATCATAACCAACAATTCACCTTTACCAATCATGCCTCATTTCCTGCAAGTTGTGCAGAATTTTTCACAGCCCCTAAAAATTATGGTAAAGTGACACCATCAAAAGCACCGCGGTTTTATCGGGTGCACACATAGATACAGGGAGGTAGAATATGTTAGCAATTAATATGGCAGATGTGGTAAATGTATTAAATACCTGCAAACCATATCTTATCGGCTTTGCCGTCGTGCTGGTACTTGCGGTTATTGCAATCGTGGCAGTGCACAAGATGCAGGCGCACAAGAGGAAACTGGTGCGCGCCGAGGCGGGGATCGCAATCCTTTTGGCGCTCGTTGTAACCGTAAATTTAATCTGCTGGGGACCTATGTCCAGCATGATTTCACTCGCAACCGGTAACGGCACAATATCCACGGAAACATCCGACGAGGCGACGGAACTTTGTACGGAGATTGCGGAGGAAGGAATCGTACTGCTGAAAAATGAGGGAAATACGCTTCCCCTGGCAGGCGGCAATTTAAATGTGTTTGGCTGGGCATCCACCAACCCCTGCTACGGCGGTACGGGTTCCGGATCCCTGTCCGATGCCTATGAGACCGTAAGTCTTCTTCAGGGCCTGGAGAACGCCGGTTTCAAGTTGAATACCGAACTTTCCGATTTCTACACATCCTACCGCGCGGACCGTCCCGTAGTCGGAATGTGGGAGCAGGACTGGACGCTTCCTGAGCCGACGGCCGATTCCTACAGTGCAGAGCTGCTGGATAACGCCAGGGCATTCTCGGATACGGCAATGGTGGTAATTACACGTGTCGGCGGTGAGGGCGCGGATCTGCCGCTGGATGTCAGCCAGGTGACTTATACAAATAACTCCGACAGCTATAACGATTTTGAGCCGGGAGAACATTTCCTCCAGCTTGATAAGACGGAGAAAGATATGATCGATCTGGTCTGCTCCAACTTCGACAACGTCGTTGTGGTTTACAATGGCGCAAACGCCATGGAACTCGGTTTTGTTAACGAGTATGAGCAGATTAAAAGTGTTGTATGGTGTCCGGGAACCGGTCAGTCCGGCTTTAACGGCCTGGGAGCAGTTCTGAGCGGAAAGGTGAATCCGTCCGGCAGAACCAGCGATACCTTTGTATTTGATTTGGAAACAACGCCTACGTCAAATAATTTTGGAAACTTTACCTATGACAATATGGATGAATTCAAGGTGACCCAGACCGGCTTTACCGGCAAAGAGGAGATCACGACCCCATCCTTTATCGATTATGTGGAGGGCATTTACGTAGGATACCGTTTCTACGAGACGGCTGCGGCCGAGGGGCTGATCGATTATGACAAAACCGTTCTTTACCCCTTTGGATATGGACTTTCCTACACGGAATTTACACAGGAAATGGGAGAAATCTCGGAGCAGGACGGAAGAATAAGCTTTGATGTAACCGTGACTAATACCGGGACTACCGCCGGTAAGGATGTGGTGGAAGTCTATTACAATCCGCCTTATGAGAACGGTGGAATCGAAAAAGCTTCGGCCAACCTGATTGCATTTGACAAGACGGATTTGCTTGAGCCGGGAGCTTCCCAGACTTTGACCATCACATTTACAGCGGAAGATATGGCGTCTTATGATTACCGGGATGCAAAGGGGTATGTGCTGGATGCGGGCGACTATATCATCAGCATCAACCGCGATTCCCACAATATCCTGGCAGAACAGACTTATACCGTGGATGAAACCATCCGCTACACAGGGGAGGAAGGACGTTCCACCGATGTACTTACGGCAACCAACCTGTTTGACTACGCGGCGGGAGATCTGACTTACCTTTCACGCAGGGACGGATTTGCCAACTATGAGGCGGCAACGGCCGCACCGGCAAGCCTGACGCTTAAGGACGAAGAAAAAGCGCTGTTCATCAACAACAGCAATTATAATACGGAGAGCCTGAACCTGGCGGACGATGAGATGCCGGTGACAGGAGCTAAGAACAGTATCAAACTGGCCGACCTGCGCGGCGCATCCTATGACGATACGCGGTGGGAAGACCTGCTCGACAATATGACGGTCGGCGACATGGATACGGTCATTGCCCTCGGCGGATACCAGACCTCGGCAGCGGGCAGCGTCGGAAAGGTGCAGACCATCGACTGTGACGGCCCGGCTTCCATCAACAATAACTTTACAGGAACCGGCTCCATCGGCTTCCCGTCGGCAGTTATGATCGCATGTACCTGGAATGAAGACATTGCGGAGGCATTTGGACAGAGTATCGGAAAGATGGCCGATGAAATGGGAGTTTCCGGCTGGTATGCACCGGCTATGAACATCCACCGCTCCGCATTTGCAGGACGTAACTTTGAGTATTATTCTGAGGACGGTGTGCTGTCCGGAAGGATTGCGGCAAAAGCGGTCATCGGGGCGGAGCAGTACGGTGTATACGCTTATATCAAACATTTTGCATTAAATGATCAGGAGACAAACCGTACCAGCATGCTGTGTACGTGGACGAATGAGCAGGCAATCCGTGAAATTTACTTAAAACCGTTTGAGATTGCGGTGAAAGAGGGCGGAGCCAAGGCAGTCATGTCTTCCTTCAACTATATCGGTACCAGATGGGCAGGCGGTTCCTCCGAGCTGTGCAACACAGTACTCAGGGACGAATGGGGATTCAAAGGATTTGTGCTGACCGACTACTTCGGTGTTTACGGTTACATGAGTTCGGATCAGGCAATCCGGAACGGCACCGACGCCATGCTGGTGGCATACGACACAGAAACAAACCATGTAAAAGATACGAAGAGCGCAACCGGAGTGAAGGCAATGCGCCAGGCATGCAAAAATGTGATGTATACGGTAGTAAACAGCCGTGCCTATGAAGCGGAGAATTTACAGACCGGATTGCTGCCATGGCAGATAATGGCGATTGTGATTGATGTCATCCTTGCGGCCGGCATTCTCGGTCTGGAACTTGTAGCTGTGAAACGCTACAAAAAGAGAAGCGGTGAGGCGCCAGTCCTGGAATCCGCACCGTTAAATGATTCAGAGGATTCCAAGCTTTAAAGAGGGAAAAGAAAGAGCGGGTGCATTTATGAAACATATGGATATCATAGAAAAAATGACGGTGGAGGAAAAAGCGGCATTCTTAAGCGGCAAGAATGAATGGCAGAGCCGGGATATCCCGCATCTCGGCATTCCATCCATCTTCTGTGCGGACGGACCTCACGGCGTGAGGAAGCAGGCGGGCGAGGGGGATCACCTTGGGTTGAATCCCTCTCTGCCGGCAACCTGTTTTCCAACTGCGGCAACGGTCGCAAACAGCTGGGATGAGGAGCTGGGTGAGGAACTGGGCCGGGTATTGGGCGCCGAGGCGGCAGCCCTTGGGGTGAATGTGCTGTTGGGCCCGGGCCTGAATATGAAGCGCAGCCCGCTCTGCGGCCGGAATTTCGAGTACTTTTCCGAAGACCCGTACCAGGCGGGAAAAATGGCCGCATCCTATATCAGGGGCATACAGAGCCAGGGAGTGGCGGCCTGCCCGAAACACTTTGCGGTAAACAGCCAGGAACTCAGGCGAATGGCAATGAACGCCGTCATTGATGAGCGTACTTTGCGGGAAATCTATCTGACCGGATTCGAGATTGCGGTAAAAGAGGGCGGGGCCAAAGCCCTGATGACCAGTTATAATGAGATAAACGGAACGTATGCGAATGAAAATGAGCATTTGCTGAAGGATATCCTCCGGGGCGAATGGGGATTCGACGGGATGGTAGTGACGGACTGGGGCGGTTCCAACGACCATGTCCGCGGCGTGGCATGCCGTTCGAACCTGGAGATGCCGACGCCGGGGCTGGACTCCGCAAGGCAGCTTCTCAAAGCGCTTGACGAGGGCAGACTGACCATGGAGGAGCTGGACACCTGCGTGGACGATCTTCTCGACGCGGTGCTGTCGCTGACGGAAAACAGCCGGGCCGGCGCAGGAGCGGAAGAAGGGAAAGAGACAAAGCCAGAGGAAAAGCCGGACGGAGAGACAGCCGGACCAGCAGATAGAAAGTCAGGTAAAAGTGCTGCCGGATTCGACGCGGCGGCTCATAATGCCATAGCATGGAAGGCTGCGTCGGAGAGCATTGTGCTTTTGAAAAATGTGCCGGATCCGGAACCTCTGCTGCCCCTTAAAAAATCATGCAGCGTGGCATTGATTGGAGACTTTGCAATTCGCCCGCGGTATCAGGGAGCCGGTTCCTCTCTGGTGAATCCGATTATGGAAATCGCAACGATGGAAACCATGATTTCCGGCTATCCGCTCGTCAACGCCGGATGCGCGGCGGGCTACCGGCGCACCGGTGAGGCGGATGAGGCGCTGAAAAAAGAAGCGCTTGATTTGGCGCAGAGTGCGGATGTGGTAATTTACTGCTTTGGACTCAACGAGATCAGCGAGTCGGAGGGAATGGACCGCAGCCATATGCGGATTCCGCAGAACCAGATTGAACTGCTGGAAGCGCTCGTAAAGGTAAACAGCAATATTGTCGGTGTATTGAGCGGCGGTTCCGCGGTTGAAATGTCATGGCACCACTGCTGCAAGGCGATTGTCCACGGTTATCTGGGCGGCCAGGCGGGAGCGGGCGCCATGCTCGATGTGCTGACCGGCAAGGTTAATCCGTCCGGAAGGCTCGCCGAGACATATCCGGTACGGTATGAGGATACCCCTGCATTCCGCTACTTCCCGAGTACGGAGCGGAATTCGGAATATCGGGAGAGCCTGTATATCGGCTACCGGTACTACGACACCGCCAGGGTCCGCGTGCAGTACCCCTTTGGTTACGGCCTGTCCTACACGTCTTTTGTCTACAGCGGGCTGACGGTGACGGAGACAGGGGTAACCTTCTGCCTTGAGAATACCGGGGAATGTGACGGCGCGGAGGTGGCGCAGCTTTACGTCGGGTGCTGGGACGGAGCCGTATTCCGCCCGGAAAAGGAGCTGAAGGGATTTAAAAAGGTATTCCTGAAACGGGGAGAGAAAAAACAGGTTTCAATCCCGTTTGACGATAAGACATTCCGGTACTGGAACGTTGCGACAAACCAGTGGGAGACGGAGGCGGGAACCTACCAGATTCTGGTCGGCGCCTGCGTGCTTGATATCCGGCTCAGCGGCAGCATCACTCGTACGGGAACAACGGACAGACTGCCCTATGAAGGTCTGGAACTGCCGTCTTACCGTACCGGCTTTATTCAGAATGTGGATCGGGAGGAGTATGAGAAACTTCTTGGGCATCCCCTTCCCTCCGGCAAGTGGATGGGAGAACTGGGGCTCAACGATGCAGTCTGCCAGATGTATTATGCAAAGAGCGGACTCGCCAGGCTCATTTATAAGGTGCTGACCGATAAAAAGAATAAAAACGAGGCGGCCGGGACTCCGGACCTCAACTTGCTGTTCCAGTATAATATCCCGTTCCGGGCGATTGCCAAGATGACGGGAGGTATGGTCAGCATGGAAATGGCGGAGGGGGCTGTGACCGTGGTGAACGGACATTTCTTCCGGGGAATCGGACGGATTATAGCCGGATTCTTCCGCAATTTAAAGGCGAATAAGCAGTATGAGAAGAAATTAGGGAACTGAACACACAGGCTGCTTTCCGCGAGGCGTTTTCACATGATTATTTGTGAAAATCCCGAGTCGTGCGGCTGTTTCCCACGGGGTGTCCATCAGCGGAATCGGTTGGAAAATAAGGAGGCGCAAGACAGTTGAAAAAGATATATGACAGTTGGTCAGGGCGTTATAAGCAATTTGAAGAACAGCATCCAAAACTGTCGAAATGGGTTTATCAGATTTTTTACTTTTTTGTTTTCAGCATGGGAGTTACGATCTTTCAGTATCTGGTGTTCACATTCATGCCGGGAATGCTGGGAATCGGCCTGGCGGGAACGGAATTTATGTGGCCGAAGAAGGAACTCAGCATCCTGGGCGTGGATTTTACATGGAGCCTGCTGGGATATAACGTACTGCGGGACGCTTCCGGAGCGGTGGTCATCGGCGGGGGGCTGGGATATTTTATCAGCTATGAGGTGGGCTCATTCCTCGCCCAATGTATTAACTTTCCACTGCAGAGAAATATTACCTTCAAGAGCCATGGAAATCCCGCGTACCAGGCAATGTGGTATTTTATCGCGTGGGTTGTGATTTCCCTGATCTGCAACGGATTTAATAATCTCTGGATGCCGATTGCCTACAGTTACATGCCGCCTGCAGTTTATAATCTGCTTGTGACATTTATCACGGGCGGAGTTTCCATGGTGATATTCTTCTTTGTATTCAAGATTATTTTTCCGGAAGGCACTCCACAGGAATCAAAACAGACAGGGTAAACCAGTTGTCCTTGGACTGAAGGGTCATAGAGCCGCCGTACTTTTGTGCGGCGGCTTGAATGCTTTTAAGGCCGTAACCGTGATACTGGGTGTTGCCCTTCGTTGTGCGGGGAAGCCGGCCGGAATTGAACTCCAGTGGAGTTTCCGTATAATTTTCAAACTGGATCATTAAAAACTGGTTTTTCCTGAACATGGACAGGGTCACCAGACGTTTTTCCGGATCTTCAAACTGGGAAACGCATTCGATGGCATTGTCCAGGGCATTGCCGAAAATGGAGCAGATATCTTTTACATGCATAAAGGAAATGAGACTTCCGTCCGCCATACAGGTGAAGGTAATCTCTTTCTGGGAGCAATAAGTGCTTTTCGTGGTAAGCACGACGTCCAGCACCCGGTTTCCGGTATTGGTCAGGGCTTCCTGCGTGAGAATAGCCTGTTCCATTTCCGCCAGATATTGATTACGTTTTTCCGGATCTTCCTCCGCCCGGATGGCAATCATGTAGTGTTTTAAGTCATGAAATTCCCGGCGCAGCAGCTCCACATTATCGATGGACATGCGGTACTGGTCATACTGCCTCTGGAGCATCACGTTCATGAGCTGGTTTTCGCCGCGCATCCGCAGCTCCTCCCGTTTTTCCATCTGGGCGGCCAGCATGACGAGGCCTCCAAAATCCACGAGAGTGCGGACATACAGGATCGAACTGGTGGCGCTGGAAAACGGAGTGTCCGGCATGATAAAGCTCAGATTGCTGATAGTAAATGCCGCCAGTACAATCGTGGTGGCGCCCACCAGCTCTTTATTTCCCACATTCATATTCTCATCCTGCGGAATGTGCTCACGTTCCAGAAACCAGTATACGAAATAGACCACCAGATACACCACAGTCATAATAGCCGCGGTTATGAAGAAATTGTACAGCTGGAAATGAACCACCAGCCAGACATTAAGCTGCCACTGCAGGGAGGCGGCAAATTCCGCCAGCACAAAGGCGCGGATACAGCAAAATCCTGCATCCTGGGGCGTCACATCGCATATCCGGAAGATAAACAGATACATGCAGAAAGCAGCGCCCAGCATCCCGGGTATCCAGAGAAACAGCGGGGCAATTCCGGCCAGGTGCTGATAGAGCAGAAACCATAAAAGCATTCCGGCAAACGCGCCGTAAAGCTTTATTCCGGAAATTTTTCTTCGCAGCATCATAATATAGGAGACGCACGCCGCCCACTCGGCAATGGCCGTGCATATCCTGGGCGTGTCCATCAGGTTGGCAATATTCATCGCTGTATGCCCCCCACATAATCGGTAAATGAATCCAGAAAAATTTTCTTGCGGGCGCGGCTGACCGGCAGCTCCGTCCCGTTCGACAGGCGGACCACATTAGGAAGGAGAGCGGTGACGTGCAGAAGGTTCACCAGATATGCATTGTGGCATTTGGCAAAACCAAGGGGCAGAAGTATTTCCTCCATGCGTTTTAAGGGCCCTGCGGTCCGGAAACCGCCTTTCTCCGACTGTACGAGGATATCGTGCTTCTGGCTTTCGATGTAATATATCTGAGCCGTATCCAGACGGAGCTGTCCGCCGTCCGTATCCAGGGTCAGGTAAAAACGGTTTTGCTTTTTCTCAATCTGTCTCGCCGCCTTGTGCAGAATCTGCGAGAATGCAAGGTAGG is part of the [Clostridium] symbiosum genome and encodes:
- a CDS encoding glycoside hydrolase family 3 N-terminal domain-containing protein, which translates into the protein MLAINMADVVNVLNTCKPYLIGFAVVLVLAVIAIVAVHKMQAHKRKLVRAEAGIAILLALVVTVNLICWGPMSSMISLATGNGTISTETSDEATELCTEIAEEGIVLLKNEGNTLPLAGGNLNVFGWASTNPCYGGTGSGSLSDAYETVSLLQGLENAGFKLNTELSDFYTSYRADRPVVGMWEQDWTLPEPTADSYSAELLDNARAFSDTAMVVITRVGGEGADLPLDVSQVTYTNNSDSYNDFEPGEHFLQLDKTEKDMIDLVCSNFDNVVVVYNGANAMELGFVNEYEQIKSVVWCPGTGQSGFNGLGAVLSGKVNPSGRTSDTFVFDLETTPTSNNFGNFTYDNMDEFKVTQTGFTGKEEITTPSFIDYVEGIYVGYRFYETAAAEGLIDYDKTVLYPFGYGLSYTEFTQEMGEISEQDGRISFDVTVTNTGTTAGKDVVEVYYNPPYENGGIEKASANLIAFDKTDLLEPGASQTLTITFTAEDMASYDYRDAKGYVLDAGDYIISINRDSHNILAEQTYTVDETIRYTGEEGRSTDVLTATNLFDYAAGDLTYLSRRDGFANYEAATAAPASLTLKDEEKALFINNSNYNTESLNLADDEMPVTGAKNSIKLADLRGASYDDTRWEDLLDNMTVGDMDTVIALGGYQTSAAGSVGKVQTIDCDGPASINNNFTGTGSIGFPSAVMIACTWNEDIAEAFGQSIGKMADEMGVSGWYAPAMNIHRSAFAGRNFEYYSEDGVLSGRIAAKAVIGAEQYGVYAYIKHFALNDQETNRTSMLCTWTNEQAIREIYLKPFEIAVKEGGAKAVMSSFNYIGTRWAGGSSELCNTVLRDEWGFKGFVLTDYFGVYGYMSSDQAIRNGTDAMLVAYDTETNHVKDTKSATGVKAMRQACKNVMYTVVNSRAYEAENLQTGLLPWQIMAIVIDVILAAGILGLELVAVKRYKKRSGEAPVLESAPLNDSEDSKL
- a CDS encoding glycoside hydrolase family 3 C-terminal domain-containing protein, with amino-acid sequence MKHMDIIEKMTVEEKAAFLSGKNEWQSRDIPHLGIPSIFCADGPHGVRKQAGEGDHLGLNPSLPATCFPTAATVANSWDEELGEELGRVLGAEAAALGVNVLLGPGLNMKRSPLCGRNFEYFSEDPYQAGKMAASYIRGIQSQGVAACPKHFAVNSQELRRMAMNAVIDERTLREIYLTGFEIAVKEGGAKALMTSYNEINGTYANENEHLLKDILRGEWGFDGMVVTDWGGSNDHVRGVACRSNLEMPTPGLDSARQLLKALDEGRLTMEELDTCVDDLLDAVLSLTENSRAGAGAEEGKETKPEEKPDGETAGPADRKSGKSAAGFDAAAHNAIAWKAASESIVLLKNVPDPEPLLPLKKSCSVALIGDFAIRPRYQGAGSSLVNPIMEIATMETMISGYPLVNAGCAAGYRRTGEADEALKKEALDLAQSADVVIYCFGLNEISESEGMDRSHMRIPQNQIELLEALVKVNSNIVGVLSGGSAVEMSWHHCCKAIVHGYLGGQAGAGAMLDVLTGKVNPSGRLAETYPVRYEDTPAFRYFPSTERNSEYRESLYIGYRYYDTARVRVQYPFGYGLSYTSFVYSGLTVTETGVTFCLENTGECDGAEVAQLYVGCWDGAVFRPEKELKGFKKVFLKRGEKKQVSIPFDDKTFRYWNVATNQWETEAGTYQILVGACVLDIRLSGSITRTGTTDRLPYEGLELPSYRTGFIQNVDREEYEKLLGHPLPSGKWMGELGLNDAVCQMYYAKSGLARLIYKVLTDKKNKNEAAGTPDLNLLFQYNIPFRAIAKMTGGMVSMEMAEGAVTVVNGHFFRGIGRIIAGFFRNLKANKQYEKKLGN
- a CDS encoding GHKL domain-containing protein; translated protein: MNIANLMDTPRICTAIAEWAACVSYIMMLRRKISGIKLYGAFAGMLLWFLLYQHLAGIAPLFLWIPGMLGAAFCMYLFIFRICDVTPQDAGFCCIRAFVLAEFAASLQWQLNVWLVVHFQLYNFFITAAIMTVVYLVVYFVYWFLEREHIPQDENMNVGNKELVGATTIVLAAFTISNLSFIMPDTPFSSATSSILYVRTLVDFGGLVMLAAQMEKREELRMRGENQLMNVMLQRQYDQYRMSIDNVELLRREFHDLKHYMIAIRAEEDPEKRNQYLAEMEQAILTQEALTNTGNRVLDVVLTTKSTYCSQKEITFTCMADGSLISFMHVKDICSIFGNALDNAIECVSQFEDPEKRLVTLSMFRKNQFLMIQFENYTETPLEFNSGRLPRTTKGNTQYHGYGLKSIQAAAQKYGGSMTLQSKDNWFTLSVLIPVECLPEK